From the Patagioenas fasciata isolate bPatFas1 chromosome Z, bPatFas1.hap1, whole genome shotgun sequence genome, one window contains:
- the ZCCHC9 gene encoding zinc finger CCHC domain-containing protein 9, which produces MTRWARRGGAAAEKALAATPWEEMEGREGSPDPRPGKKEQEKRKKKKKKEYLNEDVNGFAAFLRQSCPSREAAEALRKDRRREGRRLRRQEMKKNAMVCFHCREPGHGVADCPAVLESQDMGTGICYRCGSTEHDISKCKAKVDPAVGPFPYAKCFICGEMGHLSRSCPDNPKGLYAEGGSCRLCGSVEHFRKDCPEKQNADQVTVGRWAVGMSADYEEITETSKMQKPKVKVPKVVTF; this is translated from the exons ATGACCAGATGGGCCCGTCGTGGCGGCGCTGCCGCCGAGAAGGCGCTGGCGGCCACCCcgtgggaggagatggaggggcgGGAGGGCAGCCCTGACCCTCGGCCGgggaagaaggagcaggagaagaggaagaagaagaagaagaaggagtaCCTGAACGAGGACGTGAACGGGTTCGCGGCGTTCCTGCGGCAGAGCTGCCCGAGTCGGGAGGCGGCCGAGGCGCTGAGGAAGGACCGGCGGCGGGaggggaggaggctgaggaggcaagaaatgaagaaaaatgccaTG GTATGTTTCCACTGTAGAGAACCTGGCCATGGTGTTGCTGATTGTCCTGCAGTGCTTGAAAGTCAAGATATGGGTACAGGGATCTGTTACCGGTGTGGATCCACAGAACATGACATCAGCAAATGCAAAGCAAAAGTAGACCCAGCAGTTG GGCCGTTTCCGTATGCAAAATGTTTCATCTGTGGTGAGATGGGTCATCTGTCAAGGTCATGTCCAGATAATCCCAAGGGATTGTATGCTGAAG GTGGCAGCTGCAGACTGTGTGGCTCTGTGGAGCACTTCAGGAAAGACTGTCCAGAAAAACAGAACGCAG ATCAGGTTACAGTTGGGCGATGGGCTGTTGGAATGAGTGCAGATTATGAAGAAATCACAGAAACGTCAAAGATGCAAAAACCAAAAGTGAAAGTACCCAAAGTTGTTACTTTTTGA